AATGTGCAAAGGAAGTTGCCACCGCTATAAGAGGTGCTATAATTGCAGCCAAACTTTCTTTAATTCCAGTTAGACGAGGTTATTGGGGTAACAAAATTGGAGATCCTCACACAGTACCTATGAAAGTTTCAGGAAAATGTGGTAGTGTTCGTATTCGTTTAATACCAGCCCCAAGAGGTACTCAAATTGTCGGCGCACCaacaacaaaaaaaatgttaaactTTGCCGGAATTAAAGATTGTTTTTCATCTTCTTGTGGAAAAACTAAAACTAGGGGAAATTTTTTAAGAGTAtgaaaaattcaaaaaaattcaaaaaaactTGCCCccaaattatatacatattatgataaatttatatatttttttttcataggCTATATTCAATGCTTTGAGTAAAACATATGGATATTTAACCCCAGATTTATGGAAAGTAACCAAATTCGACAAATCCCCATATGAAGAATGGTCTGATTTTCTTGAAACATATCAAAATGTAAAAGGAATTAAAAccataatttaattatagaagaaaaaaaatatatgtagcTAAGTAGGAACATTAATGAATCATATgtacattattttaatagtaACTGCGCCATTTATGTGAACTTTGAgcatttttgttattatattatttatcttatatatatctatatataatatttttttatttaaataattaatattatgattttacttagtttttaaaacatataataaaaaacgaaaaacaactaattatataaagtaaaattaaaaaaaacatttttaaaacacaAAGTATTTGTCTGAAATGTTGACAAAATTATCCTATCCATATTTATGTGTGCAAAATCACTAAATAGTTTTTATagcaaatgaaaaaattatataataccatattgtcttaaaaaaaaaattcaattttatttaagaACACAAAATAAGGTgttaatatgtttatttatataatagtgagatcataaaaatattgattaaaaaaatatattgttaataaaacaaa
This DNA window, taken from Plasmodium berghei ANKA genome assembly, chromosome: 13, encodes the following:
- a CDS encoding 40S ribosomal protein S5, putative, encoding MEDRGGFSRGFGRGARGARGVRGRGRGRGRGSAEDDLKNWVPVTKLGRLVKEGKISSIEEIYLHSLPIKEYQIIDYFFQPNECAHPLKDDVVKIMPVQKQTRAGQRTRFKAFVAIGDGNGHCGLGVKCAKEVATAIRGAIIAAKLSLIPVRRGYWGNKIGDPHTVPMKVSGKCGSVRIRLIPAPRGTQIVGAPTTKKMLNFAGIKDCFSSSCGKTKTRGNFLRAIFNALSKTYGYLTPDLWKVTKFDKSPYEEWSDFLETYQNVKGIKTII